The Erigeron canadensis isolate Cc75 chromosome 4, C_canadensis_v1, whole genome shotgun sequence genome window below encodes:
- the LOC122597961 gene encoding lectin-like, giving the protein MGCGVSQAAYKQQTQSPISPTKNTTATTTTTSPSDNLPHENEISTLKAADKVVVQPSADQLCATKSPSLNNVPPHDTETILKNESNVADQTSSNKLYATTTSAPRNSLPHDYETILMDADSVITKPSIDQLYAGVFLNNKKKKYWVDKVSGGNCFLVYARDLSITWGNDRSYWQWLHIKETSDVFIDIAKLRMVCWLQVIGKIELAKLTPGLKYEAVYVVMMEDGAYGWQFPITMRLELPDGDKQEHKEKLLKKTRSKWFEIQVGEFIVNANKNEGFIKFSLLELEFDNWKSGLLIRGVVIRPKN; this is encoded by the exons ATGGGATGTGGAGTATCACAAGCTGCATATAAACAACAGACACAAAGTCCAATATCACCAACAAAAAACACAACTGCAACTACAACTACAACTTCACCTTCTGACAATTTGCCTCATGAAAACGAAATCAGTACCCTAAAGGCTGCAGATAAGGTTGTCGTTCAGCCCTCGGCTGATCAACTTTGTGCAACTAAAAGTCCATCATTGAACAACGTACCGCCTCACGACACTGAGACCATTCTAAAGAATGAAAGTAATGTTGCCGATCAAACTTCAAGTAACAAGCTCTATGCAACGACTACAAGTGCACCAAGGAATAGTTTACCTCATGACTATGAAACTATTCTAATGGATGCTGATTCAGTCATCACTAAGCCCTCAATTGACCAGCTCTATGCTGGTGTGTTCTTGAACAACAAGAAAAAG AAGTATTGGGTTGACAAGGTATCAGGCGGCAACTGTTTCTTGGTGTACGCAAGAGATCTCTCTATCACATGGGGAAATGACAGAAGTTATTGGCAATGGCTCCACATTAAAGAAACAAG TGATGTTTTTATCGATATTGCAAAATTGAGGATGGTTTGCTGGTTACAAGTTATTGGGAAAATCGAGCTGGCCAAGTTAACGCCAGGACTCAAGTATGAGGCCGTATATGTGGTGATGATGGAAGACGGTGCTTATGGGTGGCAATTTCCAATCACGATGAGACTGGAACTACCAGATGGAGATAAACAAGAACATAAAGAGAAGTTACTGAAAAAGACTAGATCCAAATGGTTTGAAATCCAGGTTGGAGAGTTTATAGTAAACGCAAATAAAAATGAAGGATTTATCAAGTTTTCTTTGTTAGAATTAGAATTCGATAATTGGAAGTCAGGTTTACTAATTAGAGGTGTAGTAATTAGACCTAAAAATTGA
- the LOC122596707 gene encoding basic leucine zipper 19-like isoform X2: MDLGEGEFFEPLDVSGTNINDIPSNGSMDSLFDEIFKDTVACTHAHTCNLSGPHSSHTHTCYHVHTKLVPSIIGTDDDDKASKDDTSESTEKNGKKGSLGNREAVRKYRQKKKEQAASLEDEVVRLKTLNQRLMKRIKSSGMLEAEVARLKCLLVDVRGRIEGEIGSFRYPIQKGASQNVQNLDLRNGHLVNPCNMLSGDQSYCLHRSFDAETVEGRAAIHDPAFNGCEFGNLQCLGNQNSVLKNISGCGAKDSSLAVNTSTQIKRNCAHATRSR, from the exons ATGGACTTAGGAGAAGGCGAATTCTTTGAACCACTTGATGTTTCTGGTACTAATATCAATGATATTCCGAGCAATGGTTCAATGGACAGcttgtttgatgaaattttcAAGGATACAGTTGCTTGTACTCATGCCCACACTTGCAATCTATCAGGCCCTCATTCATCACACACCCACACATGTTACCACGTGCATACCAAACTTGTACCTTCTATAATAGGCACAGACGATGATGACAAGGCCTCCAAAGATGACACCAGCGAGTCAACAGAGAAAAATGGGAAGAAAGGGTCACTAGGAAACCGAGAAGCTGTGAGAAAGTACCGTCAGAAGAAAAAAGAACAGGCCGCTTCATTGGAGGATGAGGTAGTAAGATTGAAGACTTTGAATCAACGGCTAATGAAAAGAATCAAGAGCAGTGGTATGTTAGAGGCAGAGGTTGCAAGACTCAAGTGTTTGCTAGTAGACGTTAGAGGGAGAATTGAAGGCGAAATAGGATCTTTTCGTTATCCAATTCAAAAAGGAGctagtcaaaatgttcaaaatctGGATTTGAGAAATGGGCATTTGGTGAATCCTTGCAATATGCTGTCTGGGGATCAGTCTTATTGCCTTCATCGTTCGTTTGATGCAGAGACTGTAGAAGGCAGAGCAGCAATACATGATCCAGCCTTTAATGGCTGCGAATTTGGAAATTTGCAGTGTTTGGGGAACCAAAATTCTGTGCTAAAGAATATATCTGGTTGTGGAGCAAAGGATAGTAGCTTAGCAGTCAATACTTCAACCCAGATTAAAAGAAATT GTGCTCATGCAACAAGATCTAGATAA
- the LOC122596890 gene encoding serine/threonine-protein phosphatase 7 long form homolog, with translation MEYLDFFPTDEVDRNNLQKCLIKFHALVGHIDFTHFDENDDEMCIFMARRVILAIIGAKIFLDPNTYDVSLNLVKNLGDLSKEGRKSWGLEALACLYRNLSKGSMPSKKGIDGPLLLLQYCAWERMPRITPRVTTRKEDRPYAYRSFLANRWNGDHSNIETPGHVLTVYLSFFHALTNE, from the coding sequence ATGGAATATCTGGATTTTTTTCCTACAGATGAAGTAGATCGCAATAACTTGCAAAAGTGTCTGATCAAATTCCACGCCTTAGTTGGGCACATTGATTTTACCCACTTCGACGAGAACGATGATGAGATGTGCATATTTATGGCTAGAAGGGTTATTCTAGCTATTATTGGTGCGAAGATTTTTCTTGATCCTAACACCTATGATGTTAGTTTGAATTTGGTGAAGAACCTAGGAGACCTGAGCAAAGAAGGTCGAAAGAGCTGGGGTTTAGAAGCTCTTGCGTGTTTGTACAGAAACCTATCTAAGGGGAGTATGCCTTCAAAAAAGGGCATTGATGGGCCGTTGTTGTTGCTCCAGTATTGTGCGTGGGAAAGAATGCCACGGATTACACCGCGTGTCACGACACGCAAAGAGGACAGACCGTATGCTTATCGCTCCTTTTTAGCAAACAGGTGGAATGGAGACCACTCAAATATTGAGACACCAGGACACGTTCTTACTGTGTACCTGTCTTTTTTCCATGCGCTCACGAATGAGTag
- the LOC122598313 gene encoding uncharacterized protein LOC122598313 gives MSTRDECMEQLQHEHSLVLVDLLPHYPQYDEYNDVEEEEEEEEEDSYTNWNFCSQCNLCGREITLCQRYYYKCNHGSCNYFLHKWCRELPTTINHRSHHCLNGTLTSFLFDSHIFTMFDKIYHWTCDVCKTIHKPDEILYRCSKCYFYVDLMCAIAAIENQIIFNPGHPHPLVSSSYEPILKTCDACGIKHLGRLYNCTICFNFSIQSDCLFLSKKLVTQHTHPLILSYSFPHEHQEEEFTPSCRICNQGFPNETLWIYKCEKCRLYVHLDCAKSQGDKFNFDLQENAKNYEDNDHPNLLNLPFEDQSDSIVKHVFFKEGITFERKNQKQNINFHEHPLCLVTKPSSTLDASSCCHNPMKKIELLCDGCVRPVTSFPYFKCTATKDQGCNFVLHEWCTFLPPTKNHPGHRHTLNLLPKVPRRFLGLFHCDVCSFPCNGFAYGCQKCGYYIDIICAFMPEEITHEAHPNHLFLRVRSNMKIHCLACLEIDRRLFIYKCHSCDVYLDVGCALSLPKIITHKSDKHPMRLSYMPIADHKTEYFCEICEDKFDPKRWFYHCNVCVQSVHTACAPLILQNERDVYEWYKKGVYEFMNIKFGSFSNIRRHEHSMLFAQGIESDGSCRVCITRCKYQMILRCLECEYVIHYHCRNY, from the exons ATGTCTACAAGAGATGAGTGTATGGAGCAACTGCAACACGAGCATTCTCTTGTACTTGTAGATTTGTTGCCGCATTATCCACAGTACGATGAATATAATGACGTCGAGGAAGAGGAGGAAGAGGAGGAAGAGGATTCATATACAAATTGGAATTTCTGCAGTCAATGTAATTTATGTGGGCGAGAAATTACCTTGTGCCAACGGTATTATTACAAATGTAACCACGGTTCATGTAATTACTTTCTCCATAAATGGTGTAGAGAGCTTCCAACAACAATAAACCATAGATCACATCATTGTCTGAATGGTACTCTTACCTCTTTTCTCTTCGATAGTCATATTTTCACCATGTTTGATAAAATATACCATTGGACATGTGACGTATGCAAAACCATTCATAAGCCAGATGAAATACTTTACAGATGTTCTAAATGTTATTTCTACGTTGATCTAATGTGTGCCATTGCAGCAATAGAGAATCAGATTATTTTTAACCCTGGCCACCCCCACCCACTAGTTTCTAGTTCATATGAGCCAATTCTTAAAACATGTGATGCTTGTGGGATTAAACATCTTGGTCGCTTGTATAATTGTACCATATGTTTTAACTTCTCCATTCAAAGTGACTGTCTTTTCCTATCCAAAAAATTAGTAACCCAACATACTCACCCACTCATATTATCCTATTCATTCCCACATGAACATCAAGAGGAGGAATTCACTCCTAGTTGTAGGATATGCAATCAAGGTTTTCCCAATGAGACTCTTTGGATTTATAAATGTGAGAAGTGCAGGCTTTATGTTCATCTAGATTGTGCAAAATCACAAGGAGACAAGTTCAATTTTG ATCTACAAGAAAATGCCAAAAACTATGAAGATAATGATCATCCTAATCTCCTCAATCTCCCGTTCGAGGATCAAAGTGATAGCATtgtaaaacatgtttttttcaaGGAAGGTATaacttttgaaagaaaaaaccaaaaacaaaacatcaatTTTCATGAACACCCACTCTGTCTCGTAACAAAGCCATCATCAACTTTAGATGCCTCATCATGTTGTCATAACCCGATGAAAAAAATTGAACTATTATGTGATGGATGTGTGAGACCGGTCACAAGTTTCCCATATTTCAAATGCACCGCTACTAAAGATCAAGGTTGTAACTTTGTTCTCCATGAGTGGTGTACTTTTTTACCCCCTACAAAAAATCACCCAGGCCATCGACATACACTCAATCTCCTACCAAAAGTCCCGAGGAGGTTTTTAGGCTTGTTCCATTGTGATGTTTGCTCTTTTCCTTGTAACGGTTTTGCATACGGCTGCCAAAAATGTggttattatattgatattattTGTGCATTCATGCCTGAAGAAATCACGCACGAAGCTCACCCTAATCACCTCTTTTTAAGAGTTCGCTCTAATATGAAGATACATTGTCTTGCATGCTTAGAAATTGACCGCAggttatttatatacaaatgtCACTCATGTGATGTTTATCTAGACGTTGGATGTGCTTTATCGTTGCCTAAGATAATCACACACAAGTCCGACAAACATCCCATGAGACTGAGTTACATGCCAATTGCAGACCATAAGACTGAATATTTTTGTGAAATTTGTGAGGATAAATTTGACCCAAAACGTTGGTTCTACCATTGTAATGTGTGTGTTCAATCTGTGCATACTGCTTGCGCTCCGTTGATACTACAGAATGAACGAGATGTCTATGAATGGTATAAAAAAGGTGTTTATGAGTTTATGAACATAAAGTTTGGAAGCTTTTCTAACATTCGAAGGCACGAACACTCCATGTTATTTGCTCAAGGGATAGAAAGCGATGGAAGTTGCCGAGTATGTATCACAAGATGCAAGTATCAAATGATATTGAGATGTTTGGAGTGCGAGTACGTAATACATTATCATTGTCGTAATTATTAG
- the LOC122596707 gene encoding basic leucine zipper 19-like isoform X1 has product MGPIIEHVCRKEGELLGVEMDLGEGEFFEPLDVSGTNINDIPSNGSMDSLFDEIFKDTVACTHAHTCNLSGPHSSHTHTCYHVHTKLVPSIIGTDDDDKASKDDTSESTEKNGKKGSLGNREAVRKYRQKKKEQAASLEDEVVRLKTLNQRLMKRIKSSGMLEAEVARLKCLLVDVRGRIEGEIGSFRYPIQKGASQNVQNLDLRNGHLVNPCNMLSGDQSYCLHRSFDAETVEGRAAIHDPAFNGCEFGNLQCLGNQNSVLKNISGCGAKDSSLAVNTSTQIKRNCAHATRSR; this is encoded by the exons ATGGGTCCGATCATAGAGCATGTGTGCAG GAAAGAAGGCGAATTGTTGGGAGTGGAAATGGACTTAGGAGAAGGCGAATTCTTTGAACCACTTGATGTTTCTGGTACTAATATCAATGATATTCCGAGCAATGGTTCAATGGACAGcttgtttgatgaaattttcAAGGATACAGTTGCTTGTACTCATGCCCACACTTGCAATCTATCAGGCCCTCATTCATCACACACCCACACATGTTACCACGTGCATACCAAACTTGTACCTTCTATAATAGGCACAGACGATGATGACAAGGCCTCCAAAGATGACACCAGCGAGTCAACAGAGAAAAATGGGAAGAAAGGGTCACTAGGAAACCGAGAAGCTGTGAGAAAGTACCGTCAGAAGAAAAAAGAACAGGCCGCTTCATTGGAGGATGAGGTAGTAAGATTGAAGACTTTGAATCAACGGCTAATGAAAAGAATCAAGAGCAGTGGTATGTTAGAGGCAGAGGTTGCAAGACTCAAGTGTTTGCTAGTAGACGTTAGAGGGAGAATTGAAGGCGAAATAGGATCTTTTCGTTATCCAATTCAAAAAGGAGctagtcaaaatgttcaaaatctGGATTTGAGAAATGGGCATTTGGTGAATCCTTGCAATATGCTGTCTGGGGATCAGTCTTATTGCCTTCATCGTTCGTTTGATGCAGAGACTGTAGAAGGCAGAGCAGCAATACATGATCCAGCCTTTAATGGCTGCGAATTTGGAAATTTGCAGTGTTTGGGGAACCAAAATTCTGTGCTAAAGAATATATCTGGTTGTGGAGCAAAGGATAGTAGCTTAGCAGTCAATACTTCAACCCAGATTAAAAGAAATT GTGCTCATGCAACAAGATCTAGATAA